A genomic window from Cytobacillus suaedae includes:
- a CDS encoding chromate transporter has protein sequence MIYWQLFLAFFIPGILGYGGGPASIPLVENEVVHNYGWLTVNEFSEVLALGNALPGPIATKMAGYIGFAEAGVLGAVVAVFATVAPSLILMIGLLGLLYKFKDSPKVKRMTNYIRPTIAVLLGLMAIRFFITSYEDTGTWQTLFLIVASFLLMEKWKVHPAYVIVGALGYGALFL, from the coding sequence TTGATCTACTGGCAACTCTTTCTCGCCTTCTTCATACCAGGAATCCTAGGCTATGGTGGCGGACCAGCATCGATTCCCCTTGTTGAAAATGAAGTTGTTCACAATTATGGGTGGCTAACGGTTAATGAATTCAGTGAGGTACTTGCTCTAGGGAATGCGTTACCAGGACCTATTGCAACGAAAATGGCTGGGTACATTGGCTTTGCAGAAGCCGGTGTACTGGGAGCCGTTGTTGCAGTCTTTGCAACAGTTGCACCATCGCTTATCCTCATGATCGGCTTACTCGGATTACTTTATAAATTCAAAGACTCACCGAAAGTAAAGCGAATGACAAACTACATTCGCCCAACCATTGCAGTTCTTCTAGGACTAATGGCGATTCGTTTCTTTATCACATCTTACGAAGACACTGGCACTTGGCAAACACTATTTCTAATCGTAGCAAGCTTTCTATTAATGGAAAAATGGAAAGTGCACCCAGCCTATGTGATTGTAGGCGCACTAGGATACGGAGCGTTATTTTTATAA
- a CDS encoding CBS domain-containing protein — MEKMYEKVKFHPIFRGVEQEEAMELLTLCQLRNYEKLNIIFHADKQREGLLLLLSGIAEVYVASAKTSHREEVLEVVEAGEMIGFSSLADFLGVSKKDQKAEQIVEVRAIEKVEALYIPFSVIAKRWGDQDLHDYLLAQVSVRLKDVYVSLAEQVKLARQFGESEAMVVRVQDLMTSPAITVTSKDTIKAVAEKMTSNRTSSVLVTDQETLTGIITEQDLISRVIANPIVDSNDFASKIMTASPITISRFAYYYDALSKLILNGKKHLPVVDEQKVIGVITLSDLLRKKNENMVKAIQRIEKADEDTLPEIKQAIYGIVATLIHGKVPILHTLDVVTTLYDRLVERCINLAISNCKKQGLKSTHSFCFFQMGSSGRKEQFQLTDQDHFLVYEDGGDESYFTSLAHEIVRLLGLAGYAKCKGDMMASNPLWRGSISQWQNRIHSWTLQSTNQNLLLAQNFFSYRLLCGSIELYQKFEKTIKEQLSRGKIFYYRLTELEKENQITLLEHPIRAIFRLERKQVDMKKEVLFPFHHSLQILSLLNGILSGTPMERLEKLVEKKVLSLDFAKDVQLAFSGIMTVYVKQRWQQHEHQEPITSTIQFTHLTSREKEELMLSLKTLRELQRVVFSYF; from the coding sequence ATGGAAAAGATGTATGAAAAGGTCAAGTTTCATCCAATTTTCAGAGGTGTAGAACAAGAAGAAGCAATGGAATTATTAACCCTTTGCCAACTTCGAAACTATGAAAAATTAAATATCATTTTCCATGCAGATAAGCAGCGAGAGGGTCTCCTTTTGCTGCTTTCTGGCATTGCGGAGGTGTATGTTGCATCTGCAAAAACTTCACATCGTGAAGAAGTACTTGAAGTCGTCGAGGCAGGGGAAATGATTGGGTTTTCAAGTTTGGCTGATTTTTTAGGTGTTTCTAAAAAAGATCAAAAAGCTGAACAAATCGTCGAGGTTCGGGCTATTGAAAAGGTAGAGGCATTATATATTCCGTTTTCAGTTATTGCTAAACGCTGGGGAGATCAGGATTTACATGATTACTTATTAGCACAAGTCTCAGTTCGTCTTAAGGATGTCTATGTATCATTAGCAGAACAAGTCAAACTCGCTCGCCAATTTGGAGAAAGTGAAGCCATGGTCGTGCGAGTTCAAGACCTTATGACTTCTCCAGCCATAACGGTCACATCAAAAGATACAATCAAAGCTGTCGCAGAAAAAATGACTAGTAACCGTACTAGCTCAGTTCTAGTGACCGATCAAGAAACACTTACAGGAATTATCACAGAACAGGACTTAATCTCTCGAGTGATTGCGAATCCAATAGTTGATTCTAACGATTTTGCTAGTAAAATTATGACAGCAAGTCCTATCACAATATCAAGGTTTGCTTATTACTATGATGCATTATCAAAGCTCATTCTAAATGGCAAAAAGCACTTACCGGTAGTAGATGAACAGAAGGTGATAGGGGTTATTACCTTATCAGATTTACTAAGAAAAAAGAATGAAAACATGGTGAAAGCAATTCAGCGAATTGAAAAAGCAGATGAGGATACTTTACCAGAAATTAAACAGGCCATTTATGGAATTGTAGCCACACTTATTCATGGAAAAGTTCCTATTCTTCATACATTAGATGTCGTCACCACATTGTACGATCGGCTTGTCGAGCGGTGCATCAACCTAGCGATATCGAATTGTAAAAAACAAGGACTCAAAAGCACCCATTCTTTTTGCTTTTTTCAAATGGGAAGTAGTGGCCGCAAGGAACAGTTTCAACTAACAGACCAAGATCATTTTCTTGTCTATGAAGATGGTGGAGATGAAAGCTACTTTACAAGTCTTGCTCATGAGATTGTTAGACTGTTAGGACTAGCAGGGTATGCTAAATGCAAAGGAGACATGATGGCTAGCAATCCTTTGTGGAGGGGCTCAATCAGTCAGTGGCAAAACCGTATTCACAGCTGGACGTTACAGTCTACCAATCAGAACTTGCTCTTAGCACAAAACTTCTTTTCCTATCGTTTATTATGTGGAAGTATTGAACTCTATCAAAAATTTGAGAAAACCATAAAAGAACAACTATCTAGGGGGAAAATCTTTTACTATCGACTAACTGAACTTGAAAAGGAAAATCAAATTACTTTGCTAGAACATCCTATCAGGGCCATTTTTCGACTTGAACGAAAGCAAGTAGATATGAAGAAAGAAGTCCTCTTTCCATTTCACCATAGTCTTCAGATTCTAAGTCTACTAAATGGTATACTCTCGGGTACACCGATGGAGAGGTTAGAAAAACTCGTTGAGAAAAAGGTGCTATCTTTAGATTTTGCTAAGGACGTTCAACTAGCTTTTAGTGGAATCATGACGGTTTATGTGAAACAAAGATGGCAACAGCATGAACACCAAGAACCGATTACTTCTACAATACAATTTACCCATCTCACATCTAGAGAAAAGGAAGAGTTAATGTTAAGTTTGAAAACCTTAAGAGAGCTACAACGCGTTGTGTTTTCCTATTTTTAA
- a CDS encoding DUF4212 domain-containing protein has product MKKIDKKIADGYFRERTRNIIIYLIIWFIVSFVVVFFAEPLSGFSINGFPFHYFMGAQGAVVTFIVLLFINAKVSDNIDRKYGIDESKNEQISSGKVLDH; this is encoded by the coding sequence TTGAAAAAAATTGATAAAAAAATCGCGGATGGGTATTTCCGTGAGCGCACTCGTAATATCATTATTTACTTAATTATTTGGTTTATCGTGTCCTTTGTCGTTGTCTTTTTTGCTGAGCCTTTAAGTGGCTTCTCCATTAACGGATTTCCGTTCCACTATTTTATGGGAGCACAAGGCGCCGTAGTGACCTTTATTGTTCTTCTTTTTATTAATGCAAAAGTAAGCGACAATATTGATCGTAAATACGGTATTGATGAAAGTAAAAATGAACAAATTAGCTCCGGTAAGGTACTAGATCACTAG
- a CDS encoding DUF1028 domain-containing protein, producing MTFSIVGFDPKTKELGIATQSKFLGVGAVVPWAVAGVGAVATQSYANTSYGPNGLDLMASGKSAQETLDILTSNDDQRELRQAGIVDANGNSATFTGEKCYDWAGGIAGENFAAQGNILVSEETVQAMASTFQATEGTLAERLLAALDAGQAAGGDSRGMQSAALLVVKEKGGYGGYNDRFIDLRVDDHPDPIKELIRIYQLQQLYFAPTKEENILDITGDVKEELTTHLQRLGYLIDDNLFKALTTYIHTENFEAREQAEGKIDRDILEYMKQQA from the coding sequence ATGACATTTTCAATCGTAGGATTCGACCCGAAAACAAAAGAGTTAGGAATTGCCACACAATCGAAATTTTTAGGTGTAGGAGCAGTCGTTCCTTGGGCAGTAGCTGGAGTTGGTGCGGTAGCTACTCAATCGTATGCCAACACATCATATGGACCAAACGGACTGGACTTAATGGCATCAGGTAAAAGTGCGCAAGAAACGCTAGATATCCTTACATCTAATGACGATCAAAGGGAATTAAGACAAGCTGGAATTGTGGATGCAAATGGGAATTCGGCAACCTTTACAGGAGAAAAATGCTATGACTGGGCAGGCGGAATCGCTGGAGAAAACTTTGCTGCACAAGGAAACATTCTAGTGAGTGAAGAAACAGTTCAAGCAATGGCAAGCACTTTTCAAGCAACAGAGGGTACCCTTGCGGAGCGTTTATTAGCTGCACTAGATGCAGGCCAAGCAGCAGGTGGAGATAGTCGCGGTATGCAATCGGCCGCTTTACTGGTTGTAAAAGAAAAGGGTGGTTACGGCGGATATAACGACCGCTTCATCGACCTTCGTGTAGACGACCATCCAGATCCAATTAAGGAACTAATCCGTATCTATCAATTACAACAATTATACTTCGCACCAACGAAGGAAGAGAACATCCTTGATATAACCGGAGATGTGAAGGAAGAACTAACAACTCATCTTCAAAGGTTAGGTTATTTAATCGATGATAACCTGTTTAAAGCACTAACCACATATATTCATACAGAAAATTTTGAAGCCCGCGAACAAGCTGAGGGTAAGATTGACCGTGATATTTTAGAGTATATGAAACAACAAGCTTAA
- a CDS encoding chromate transporter translates to MKHWHLFLAFFKVGILGYGGGPSSIPLVHKEVVDTYKWMNNDEFTDVLALGNTLPGPIATKMAGYIGYRVAGVLGMINAIMATIVPTIILMIILLTSLTSFKDQPWVAGMTKAVVPVVGVMLAVLTWQFLDGAKKGLGWLKVAILGVISLVLLEGFGMHPGIIIAILLAAAIFKKDKQEVKEGGTSN, encoded by the coding sequence ATGAAGCATTGGCATTTATTTTTAGCTTTTTTTAAGGTAGGTATATTAGGGTACGGTGGTGGACCGTCGTCCATTCCTCTTGTTCATAAGGAAGTAGTCGACACGTACAAATGGATGAACAATGATGAGTTTACTGATGTACTGGCTCTTGGTAATACATTGCCTGGTCCGATTGCTACAAAAATGGCTGGGTATATCGGCTATCGTGTAGCTGGCGTACTGGGGATGATTAATGCAATCATGGCAACGATTGTCCCAACGATTATTCTAATGATTATTTTATTAACATCTTTAACTTCCTTTAAGGATCAACCATGGGTTGCTGGCATGACAAAAGCAGTTGTCCCGGTTGTTGGTGTTATGTTAGCAGTATTAACTTGGCAGTTTCTTGATGGTGCTAAAAAGGGACTTGGTTGGCTTAAAGTAGCTATTCTTGGTGTTATAAGCTTAGTCCTTTTAGAAGGCTTTGGCATGCATCCAGGAATAATTATTGCAATTCTATTAGCTGCAGCAATTTTCAAAAAGGATAAGCAAGAAGTGAAAGAAGGGGGGACGTCAAATTGA
- the pcp gene encoding pyroglutamyl-peptidase I, whose product MKTLLLTGFEPFLGFPINPTEQIVNALDGQTIGGYQIVGKILPVDFAESAVKCLEYFTEVQPDVVINLGLAGGRSKMTPERIAINVRDGEADNRGVKLQDSPIEEEGPAGYFSTLPIRRFVDTLQEKGLPANISNSAGTYLCNNVMYSVLHKIEKEGLNNVRAGFIHIPASHELAVKHPKLPSWSSTDLEQAVRYMIEVLD is encoded by the coding sequence ATGAAAACATTACTACTAACAGGCTTTGAACCGTTCTTAGGATTTCCCATCAACCCAACTGAGCAAATTGTAAACGCATTAGATGGTCAAACCATCGGGGGATATCAAATTGTAGGTAAGATTCTACCTGTTGATTTTGCAGAATCAGCGGTAAAGTGCTTAGAATATTTTACAGAAGTTCAACCAGATGTTGTTATCAATCTAGGGTTAGCAGGTGGCCGTTCAAAAATGACTCCTGAGCGAATCGCAATCAATGTGCGCGATGGTGAAGCAGACAACCGTGGTGTAAAACTACAAGATTCTCCGATTGAAGAAGAAGGACCAGCGGGTTATTTTTCAACCCTACCAATCCGCCGTTTCGTAGATACACTTCAGGAAAAAGGACTTCCAGCTAACATCTCAAATTCAGCAGGCACTTATCTTTGTAATAACGTGATGTACTCCGTGTTACATAAGATTGAAAAGGAAGGTCTAAACAACGTGCGTGCTGGATTTATTCATATCCCAGCTTCACATGAGCTAGCTGTGAAACATCCGAAACTACCAAGTTGGTCTAGTACCGATCTAGAACAAGCAGTTAGGTATATGATTGAAGTACTAGATTAA
- a CDS encoding cation acetate symporter, which yields MDTQFLVSLTIILATFGLYIGIAVYNKAKATSDFYVAGRGVPPIFNGMAIGADWMSAASFIGMAGTIMLLGYDGLAYIMGWTGGYLLLTFLLAPQLRKYGRYTVPEFIGDRYNSHTARIIAALCTIIISFTYSIGQLSGSGVVIGRLFEIDAKLGTMIGVVLIAFYAAFGGMKGITWTQVAQYIILIVAYLIPVIFMSLQITGNPAPWLSYGKIVEEMGALDRELGISEYFAPFTNGTKWQFLALMFTLMAGTAGLPHVIVRFYTVSTMKAARWSGAWALLFIGLLYLSAPAYAAFSRFILMKNVVGQKLTELPAWTETWVNTGKLKLADGNGDGILQWQELTIANDIVVMATPEIANLGYFVIGLVAAGAMAAALSTAGGLMIAISSSFAHDIYYRVLKPQASEQNRLNVARWSILVATLLAGLIALNPPGAITQIVAWAFALASGTFFPALLLGVWWKRSNAQGVTSGMIVGLAVTLAYIFAAKYGGFTIAGIIDTGAGVFGAAAAILTNVIVSLRTEEPSQQLQDEVMDLRYPEQMTYKDGQVWLKDDSSL from the coding sequence GTGGATACACAATTTTTGGTCTCATTAACAATTATTCTTGCAACATTTGGACTATATATTGGGATTGCAGTTTATAACAAAGCAAAAGCAACCTCTGACTTTTACGTAGCAGGACGTGGTGTACCGCCAATTTTTAACGGTATGGCCATAGGAGCTGACTGGATGAGTGCAGCTTCATTCATTGGGATGGCTGGTACTATCATGCTACTTGGTTATGATGGTCTAGCTTATATCATGGGTTGGACAGGTGGATATTTGCTTTTAACGTTCTTATTAGCTCCACAACTACGAAAATATGGACGTTATACTGTACCTGAGTTTATTGGGGATCGCTACAACAGTCATACAGCACGTATTATTGCAGCTTTATGTACAATTATTATCAGTTTTACATATTCAATCGGTCAGCTATCTGGATCAGGGGTAGTTATCGGACGTTTATTCGAAATCGATGCTAAACTTGGAACGATGATTGGGGTTGTCCTCATTGCATTCTATGCCGCATTCGGTGGAATGAAGGGAATTACGTGGACACAGGTTGCTCAATACATCATTCTAATTGTTGCATACCTAATTCCAGTTATCTTCATGTCACTCCAAATCACTGGTAACCCAGCACCATGGTTATCTTACGGAAAAATTGTTGAGGAAATGGGAGCGCTCGACCGTGAATTAGGAATTTCTGAATACTTCGCGCCATTTACAAACGGTACGAAGTGGCAGTTCCTAGCACTTATGTTCACTCTTATGGCCGGTACAGCGGGATTACCGCATGTAATTGTTCGTTTTTACACGGTATCTACGATGAAAGCTGCACGATGGTCAGGAGCATGGGCACTATTGTTTATCGGTCTTTTATATCTATCTGCACCTGCATATGCGGCATTTTCTCGTTTTATTTTAATGAAAAATGTTGTTGGGCAAAAGTTGACTGAGCTACCAGCTTGGACTGAAACCTGGGTCAATACAGGAAAGTTAAAACTAGCCGACGGCAATGGTGATGGAATATTACAATGGCAAGAACTAACGATTGCAAATGACATAGTCGTTATGGCAACTCCGGAAATTGCAAATCTAGGCTATTTTGTTATTGGTCTAGTAGCTGCAGGGGCTATGGCAGCCGCACTTTCAACAGCTGGTGGTCTAATGATTGCTATTTCATCTTCATTTGCGCATGACATTTACTATCGTGTATTAAAACCACAGGCATCCGAGCAGAATCGTTTGAATGTAGCTCGTTGGTCCATTTTAGTAGCAACTTTACTAGCAGGTCTTATTGCATTAAACCCACCAGGAGCAATCACTCAAATTGTTGCATGGGCATTCGCACTTGCTTCAGGAACGTTCTTCCCAGCACTACTTTTAGGAGTATGGTGGAAACGTTCGAACGCACAAGGTGTAACTTCGGGAATGATTGTTGGTCTTGCAGTCACGCTTGCTTATATCTTTGCAGCTAAGTACGGTGGCTTCACAATTGCAGGAATCATTGATACAGGTGCCGGCGTATTTGGCGCAGCAGCTGCGATTCTAACAAACGTAATCGTTTCATTACGTACAGAAGAACCTTCACAACAACTACAAGATGAAGTTATGGACTTACGTTATCCTGAACAAATGACATATAAGGATGGCCAAGTATGGCTAAAGGATGACTCATCACTATAA